The Callospermophilus lateralis isolate mCalLat2 chromosome 15, mCalLat2.hap1, whole genome shotgun sequence genome window below encodes:
- the Prdx3 gene encoding thioredoxin-dependent peroxide reductase, mitochondrial has translation MAAAVGRLLRASVAGHVSAISRGISATAVLRPVASRRTHLTNVQSSGSALSKFTFSTSSSYHAPAVTQHAPYFKGTAVVNGEFKELNLDDFKGKYLVLFFYPLDFTFVCPTEIIAFSDKANEFHDVNCEVVAVSVDSHFTHLAWINTPRKNGGLGHMNIALLSDLNKQISRDYGVLLEGAGLALRGLFIIDPNGVIKHLSVNDLPVGRSVEETLRLVKAFQFVETHGEVCPANWTPDSPTIKPSPAASKEYFEKVNP, from the exons ATGGCGGCTGCGGTGGGAAGGTTGCTCCGGGCCTCG GTTGCTGGACATGTGAGTGCCATTTCTCGGGGCATTTCTGCCACTGCAGTCCTTAGGCCTGTTGCTtctagaagaacacatttgacaAATGTACAGTCGTCTGGCTCTGCTCTATCAAAATTCACTTTTAGTACCA GCTCCTCCTACCATGCTCCTGCTGTCACTCAGCACGCGCCCTATTTTAAGGGTACAGCTGTTGTCAACGGAGAGTTCAAAGAGCTAAACCTTGATGACTTTAAAGGGAAATACTTGGTGCTTTTCTTTTACCCTTTGGATTT CACCTTTGTGTGTCCTACAGAGATCATTGCTTTCAGTGACAAAGCCAATGAGTTTCACGACGTGAACTGTGAAGTGGTTGCAGTCTCGGTGGATTCGCATTTCACCCACCTTGCCTGGATCAATACACCCAGGAAG AATGGCGGTTTGGGCCACATGAACATTGCACTCCTGTCggatttaaacaaacaaatttcTCGGGACTATGGTGTGCTTTTGGAAGGTGCTGGTCTTGCACTCAG AGGTCTCTTCATAATTGACCCCAATGGAGTCATCAAGCATCTGAGTGTCAACGACCTGCCCGTGGGCCGGAGCGTGGAGGAGACCCTGCGCCTGGTGAAGGCATTCCAGTTTGTGGAAACCCACGGAGAAGTCTGCCCAGCAAACTGGACACCAGATTCCCCTACA aTCAAGCCAAGTCCAGCAGCTTCCAAAGAGTACTTTGAGAAGGTGAATCCGTAG